One bacterium genomic window, GTCGGGACGGGTCGTCAGGTTCAGGCCCAGCCCGCCGATGACGAGGCGATCGTCCGGCGGGCCGCTGCGCTGGAGCAGGATGCCGCCGAGTTTCCGCCCCCGCACCATGATGTCGTTGGGCCACTTCAGCCGCGCGTCCAGGTGGAAGTCCTCGCGCAGCACGAGGGCCGTGATCAGGCCGAGCCAAACCGAGACGCCCCGCTCGACGGCCGCCCGGTGCCGCGGCACGACGACCGACAGGTGCAGGCCGCCGCAGTCGCGCCAGCGACGCCCCTGCCGACCGTGGCCGTCGGTCTGGACCCGTGCCACCACGACGGTGCCGGGGCGGGGAGCCGTCACCGGCGCCTGCGAGGCGGGCGCCGCCGCGTTCCAGCCCCAGCCGTCCCAGGTGCACAACCGCCCCGGGGCCGGCCGCCCGCGCCCGAGCAGGAAGTCGTTCGTGCTGCCCACCTCGTCGAGCAGGTACAACGCCGCCCCGTCGCGGACGAAGCGGGCGCCGGGACGGAAGTCCGCCAGCCCGAACCAGTCGCGGTGGACCGGACCGCCTGCCGCCGGGTGCCTCACGACCGCTCCATGTCCAGGCCCAGGTCCCAGGCCGGTGCCGAGTGGGTGAGCCGCCCCACCGAGGCCGCGTCGACGCCGGCCCGCGCATACGCGCCGATCGTGTCCAGGTCGACGTTGCCCGACGACTCGAGCAGGGTCGCGGACCCGGCGGCGTCGCGCAGGCGCAC contains:
- a CDS encoding biotin--[acetyl-CoA-carboxylase] ligase, producing the protein MRHPAAGGPVHRDWFGLADFRPGARFVRDGAALYLLDEVGSTNDFLLGRGRPAPGRLCTWDGWGWNAAAPASQAPVTAPRPGTVVVARVQTDGHGRQGRRWRDCGGLHLSVVVPRHRAAVERGVSVWLGLITALVLREDFHLDARLKWPNDIMVRGRKLGGILLQRSGPPDDRLVIGGLGLNLTTRPDGFPADLQGRATSILIETGRVVRPGEVGGRVIARVDAELDRYEAEGWEPYRGSLALLDCLLGHDVQIIAGEDVHFGRAVGIDDAGALRVAPAGGGAELRFRAGDVHLVPDRDRNLEGP